Within Anaerolineae bacterium, the genomic segment CATCCTGGAGGACCTGATAGCCGAAGCGGAGCGCAACCGCCTCAGCTATACGGTGCACTTCCCCCTGGACCTGCCGCCGGGGTCGGATGATCCCAACGCGGCCCCCATGCGCATGGTCCAGCGGATTATTGAATGCACGCGCCCTCTGCGCCCATGGGCATATATCGCCCATCTGGATGGGGTGAACGAGTACGCGCGCGGGCCGGCGGCCAATTGGGAGAAGTGGCGGAAGGAAGGACGCGCCCTGCTGGAGCGCATCATCGCATGGTGCGGCGACCCGCGCCTGATCTGCGTGGAGAACCTGGTGCGCTTCCCGTATGAGGCGATCCTGCCCCTGCTGGATGATCTGCCCATCAGTTTCTGCCTGGACGCCGGCCATCTCTGGCTGAAGGGCGATAACCCCGTCCCATTGTACCGCATGTATCGGGAAAGGGTGCGCGTCGTCCATCTGCACGGCGTGCGCGATAACGAAGATCACGTCTCGCTGGAGCATGTGCCGCGCGATGTGCTCTTCCCCTTCCTGGACGAACTGCTCCAGTCGGGATATGATGGCGTCGTCACCTTGGAAGTGGTGGGCATGGATCATTTCTTTAGCTCATGGCGGGTGATGCTGGAATGGGCACAGCATGCCCTGGGTGATGATCGTCCGTCACCGCCGGCCCGCGCCTGACGTGGATGGAGGTAACATATGGCAGTGCCCTCAGAAGGCCCTCGCGTGGTGCTGTTGCTGGGCGGCGCCCGCGCCGGCAAGAGCCAGCTCGCGGAGAAACTCGCCAGACAGTGGGGCCGGCGCGTCCTGTATGTGGCCACCGCCCAGCCCGGCGATGAAGAGATGCGCCAGCGCGCGGAGATGCATCGGGCGCGCCGGCCGGCGCACTGGCGCACCCTGGAGGAACCCCTGAATGTCGCCGATGCTGTGGCCCCGCACTTGCCCTCGGTGGACACGGTATTGCTGGACTGCATGACCCTCTGGGCTTCCAATATCCTGCTGGCGGAGGAAAACGCGGCGCGGGCGGAAGAACGCCTGATGGGGGAGATTGAGCGGCTGGTGGAACGGTGCCGCCAGGGGAATGTGACATTGCTGGTGGTGTCCAATGAGGTGGGGCAAGGGGTGGTGCCGGCCTATCCGCTGGGTCGGCAATTCCGAGATGTGCTGGGGAGGGCCAATCAACTGCTGGCCCGGAGCGCGGATGCGGTGCTGTACTGCATCGCCGGCATTCCCATCGAGCTGAAGATGCTGGGCCGGCAGACAATGGAATGGCTGGGCCTGCCGCCGGCGGATTGGCCCTGAGAGGAGCGGTATATGGGGACAGGCGAGAAAGGGCCGGCCGACGCCCTGCGGTGGGAGCGGATAGCCCAGCCGGCCGAGGAGCTGGTGCAGGCGCTCCGCCAGGGGCTGACAGCGTATAACATGGAGCACGGCCGGATTCAGGCCACCCGGCCCCTCGGCATCTTCGTCTGGGATGGGGATGGCGCACTGGCGGCCGGCATATATGGGGAGATATGGGGCTCGTGCCTGGATATCAAATATCTGTGGGTACACACTGCCTGGAGAGGGCGCGGCATTGGCAGTCGCCTGCTCAGGGAGATGGAAGAGGAAGGACGCCGGCAGGGATGTGTCTGGGCCTATCTGAACACCTTCAGCTTCCAGGCACCGGACTTTTACCGCCGGCACGGCTACGAGCCGATCTTCACCATGGAGGGCTACCCCGAGGGTATCACGCGCATCTTCCTCCGCAAGCGTCTGACATAAGCGCGCTGGAACCGCTTTCGGGAGGCCAGCATGCTGGGGCACGCGGGTCCGGATATGGAGATCGTGGACTTAACCCATCCGGTGTCGCCGGCCGTCCCGCATTGGCCGGGCGACCCTCCCACACGCCTTGAGGATTGGGCGGCGATATCGGGGCAGGGTTTTTTCCTGCGCCGGCTGAGCATCGGGGAGCACACCGGCACCCATATCGGCGTGGCCGCGCATCTGCAGGACGGCGGTCTTACGCTGGAAAGCCTGCCGGCGGATCATCTGATCCGCCCAGCGGTGGTGGTGGATTGGCGCGCCGCCGCCTCGCCCGATGCTCTGCTGGCGCCGGCGGAGCTGTACCGTTGGGAGGAGGAGCACGGCCGGGTGCCGGCGGGGAGCGTGCTCCTGCTCTGCACCGGCTGGTCGCGCTTCTGGCCCGACGCCGGCCGCTATCTCGGCGCGGATGCGGACGGCGTGCTCCATTTCCCGGGAGTTTCCCCCGAGGCGGTGCGCTGGCTGGTGGAGGAACGCGGCATTCTCGGGCTGGGCATTGACACGGCCGGCATAGACGGCGGCGCCAGCCAGACGCTGGAGGCCAACCGCATCCTGCTGGACAACGGCCGCTTTCATCTGGAGAACCTGACCAACCTGGAGCGACTGCCGGCCCGCGGCGCCTGGCTGTTCATCGGTGCGCTTCCCCTGGTGGGTGGGAGCGGCTCGCCGGCGCGCGTGCTGGCATGGCTGCCAAAAGGAACGTAATT encodes:
- a CDS encoding cyclase family protein, producing MLGHAGPDMEIVDLTHPVSPAVPHWPGDPPTRLEDWAAISGQGFFLRRLSIGEHTGTHIGVAAHLQDGGLTLESLPADHLIRPAVVVDWRAAASPDALLAPAELYRWEEEHGRVPAGSVLLLCTGWSRFWPDAGRYLGADADGVLHFPGVSPEAVRWLVEERGILGLGIDTAGIDGGASQTLEANRILLDNGRFHLENLTNLERLPARGAWLFIGALPLVGGSGSPARVLAWLPKGT
- the cobU gene encoding bifunctional adenosylcobinamide kinase/adenosylcobinamide-phosphate guanylyltransferase; translated protein: MAVPSEGPRVVLLLGGARAGKSQLAEKLARQWGRRVLYVATAQPGDEEMRQRAEMHRARRPAHWRTLEEPLNVADAVAPHLPSVDTVLLDCMTLWASNILLAEENAARAEERLMGEIERLVERCRQGNVTLLVVSNEVGQGVVPAYPLGRQFRDVLGRANQLLARSADAVLYCIAGIPIELKMLGRQTMEWLGLPPADWP
- a CDS encoding sugar phosphate isomerase/epimerase is translated as MPFPVRLGTTSYIFPAGLVENVQRLAGLVDDIELILFETETASNMPTPRILEDLIAEAERNRLSYTVHFPLDLPPGSDDPNAAPMRMVQRIIECTRPLRPWAYIAHLDGVNEYARGPAANWEKWRKEGRALLERIIAWCGDPRLICVENLVRFPYEAILPLLDDLPISFCLDAGHLWLKGDNPVPLYRMYRERVRVVHLHGVRDNEDHVSLEHVPRDVLFPFLDELLQSGYDGVVTLEVVGMDHFFSSWRVMLEWAQHALGDDRPSPPARA
- a CDS encoding GNAT family N-acetyltransferase, with amino-acid sequence MGTGEKGPADALRWERIAQPAEELVQALRQGLTAYNMEHGRIQATRPLGIFVWDGDGALAAGIYGEIWGSCLDIKYLWVHTAWRGRGIGSRLLREMEEEGRRQGCVWAYLNTFSFQAPDFYRRHGYEPIFTMEGYPEGITRIFLRKRLT